In a genomic window of Scyliorhinus torazame isolate Kashiwa2021f chromosome 5, sScyTor2.1, whole genome shotgun sequence:
- the LOC140422515 gene encoding uncharacterized protein, with protein sequence MEKPWKCVDCGKGYRAPSLLEAHRRIHTGERPFTCGQCRKGFTQLSHLQKHQRVHTGEKPFACSQCGKGFSDSSKLQRHHRIHTGERPFTCSQCGKGFSDSSKLQTHQRVHTGERPFTCSLCGKGFAQLSHLQSHQQVHTGERPFTCSRCGKGFSDSSKLQRHQRIHTGERPFTCSQCGKGFSDSSKLQTHQRVHTGERPFTCSECGKSFTQLTHLQSHQRVHTGEKPFTCSQCGKEFSDLSNLRSHQRVHTGERPFTCSRCGKGFTQLSNLKSHQRVHTGEKPFICSQCGKGFSHVSNLQKHQPVHTGERPFSCSQCGKGYTQLASLQKHQRVHTLERPFTCSE encoded by the coding sequence atggagaaaccatggaaatgtgtggactgtgggaagggatacagagccccatctttgctggaagctcatcgacgcattcacactggggagaggccattcacctgcgggCAGTGtcggaaaggattcactcaattatcccacctgcagaaacaccagcgagttcacactggggagaagccattcgcctgctctcagtgtgggaagggattcagtgattcctcCAAACTGCAGAGACATCaccgcattcacactggagagaggccgttcacctgctctcagtgtgggaagggattcagtgattcatccaaactgcagacacaccagcgagttcacactggggagaggccgttcacctgctctctgtgtgggaagggattcgctcagttatcccacctgcagtcacaccaacaagttcacactggagaaaggccgttcacctgctctcggtgtgggaagggattcagtgattcatccaaactgcagagacatcagcgcattcacactggggaaaggccattcacctgctctcagtgtgggaagggattcagtgattcatccaaactgcagacacaccagcgagttcacactggggagaggccattcacctgctctgagtgtgggaagagtttcactCAATTAACccatctgcagtcacaccagcgagttcacactggggagaagccattcacctgctctcagtgtgggaaggaattcagtgaTTTATCCAACCTGAGGTcgcaccagcgcgttcacactggggagagaccattcacctgctctcggtgtgggaagggattcactcagttatctaacctaaagtcacaccagcgagttcacactggggagaagccgttcatctgctctcagtgtgggaagggattcagtcatgtatccaacctgcagaaacatcagccagttcacactggggagaggccattctcctgctctcagtgtgggaagggatacactcaATTAGCCTCCCTGCAGAAACATCAGAGAGTTCACACtctggagaggccattcacctgctctgaataa